The genomic region GGGCGATGGAGGACACCACCAGCTTCTGCAAGCTGATCGCCGACCCGGCCTCCGGGCTGCTGCTCGGCGCGCACATCATCGGGCCGCAGGCGGCCACGCTGATCCAGCCGCTGATCCAGGCCATGCACTTCGGGCTGGACGCGCGGACCATGGCGCGCGGGCAGTACTGGATCCACCCGGCCATGCCGGAGCTGCTGGAGAACGCGCTGCTCAAGATCTGAGCCGGGCTGGTGGGCCGCTCAGACGTGGCGGGGGCGGCCCGCCAGGTAGCCGACGAGCAGTTGGAGGGTCATCGCGGTGAGGACCAGCAGCAGCGAGGCGGTCCAGCCGCCGGTCCAGCCGTGCAGCATGCCGACGCCGAACGGGCCGACCGCGGCGATCAGGTAGCCCAGGCTCTGCGCCATCGCGGAGAGCTCGGCGGTGTCGGCCACGGTGCGTGAGCGCAGTGTGATGAAGGTCAGCGCGAGCGGGAACAGCCCGCCCATGCCGACGCCGAGCAGCACCACCCACAGCACCGGGGACAGCGTGGGCGCGAACAGCAGGCCCAGCACGCCGAGCAGCGAGGTCGCGGTCATCGCCACCGCCCAGCCGGACTGCGCGCGGCGGCGGGTGACCAGCGGCGGGATGATCAGCGCGGCGGGCACGCCGATGACCATCAGCGCGCCGAGCATGACGCCGGCGGTGGTCGGGTCGACGCCCGCGACGTCGCGCAGGATCTCCGGCAGCCAGCCCATCCAGGTGTAGGCGACCAGCGACTGGATGCCGAAGAAGCCGGTGACGGCCCAGGCCAGCGGGTTGCGGTACAGGCTGCGGGAGCGCCCGGCGGCCGCGGTGGTGGACGCGGCGGCCGGGTCGGGGGTGGTGGCCTGGATCGCGGCGGTGGCGGGAGTCGCGGGGGCGGCGGCGGTCTCGGCGGGGATGGCGGCCTGGTCGAGCGCGTCGTGCGCCAGGGCCGCCTCCTCCAGGGGCTGGGCGCGGCGGCGGGCCACCGCCCAGACGACCAGGGCGGTCACCGCGAGCACCGCCCACAGCCCGACCGCGACCCGCCAGCCGCCGACCCAGCGCTCCAGCGGCGCGGTGAAGGCGGCCGCGGCGGCGCCGCCGGCGGAGAGCGCGGCGCTGTAGACGCCCATGACAAAACCGAGCCGTCCGGGGAAGGACTCCTTCACGACCACCGGGATCAGCACGTTGGCCACCGCGATCGAGGAGCAGGCCGCGAGCGTGCCGCCCAGCAGAACCGCAGGTCCGTCCAGGACTCGGAGGGCGAGTCCCAGGCCGAGCAGGCCCAGTGCGAAGCCGACGACCCGCAGCGGGCCGAAGCGGCGCGAGAGCATCGGCGCCACGAGACCGGCGAAACCGAAACACACTGTAGGCACGGCCGTTACCGCGCTGACCCAGACTGCCGAGACGCCCAGAGAATCACGGACCTCCGCCAGCACGGCAGCGAGGCTGGTCACGGCGGGACGGAGGTTGAGCGCGGCAAGCACGATACCGACGATCAACAGCGAACTGCCGCCGACGACCGCACCTGCACGGGAGCGGCCGGAAGTGGCAGGCTGAGCTGCTGACCGGATGTCGTCAGGGAGGGTCGGCGTCACGGTCACGCGAGTACTATAGGCAAACATGGGATGTCCGGATGAAAGGATGAGACTGTGCCGTTGGCCACTACCCGACGCACCGGCCTCGTCGAGCAGGTGATCGACCAGATGCGCACGCTGGTGACCAGCGGCGAATGGCCGATCGGGCGGCGGATTCCCGCTGAGCCCGAGCTTGTGACGGCGCTGGGCGTGGGCAGGAACACGGTCCGGGAGGCGGTCCGGGCGCTGGCGCACGCCGGGTTGCTGGAGGTGCGACAGGGTGACGGCACGTTCGTGCGCGCGACCAGTGAGCTTTCCGGCGCGGTGCGCAGGCTGTGCGATGCCGAGCTGCGCGACGTGCTGGAGGTGCGGCACGCGCTGGAGGTCGAGGGCGCGCGGCTGGCCGCGGTCCGCCGCAGCGAGGAGGAGCTGCGGCGGCTGACCGAGACCCTGGCCGAGCGGGACGCGGCGCTGGCCGCCGGGGAGTGGGAGCGGATGGTGGTCACCGACACCGCCTTCCACCTGATGCTCGTCGAGTGCTCGCAGAACCCGGTGCTCACCGAGCTGTACCGCGGGTTCACCGAGGCGGTGAAGGCCAGTGTCGCGACCACGGTGGACTCCGAGGTGGACGGCGACCGGCACATCTCGCACCAGGACCTGCTGGCGGCGGTCCGGGACCAGGACCCCGAGCGCGCGGCCCGGGAAGCAGGCGGCTTCATCGAGGAACTGCTCTCCACCCTCGGTTCCGCCGAGCACTAGGCACCACGGCGGCCCGCCGGCTGACCGGGAACCACCGGCGGGCCTGTCCTCGGCCGAGGGCGGTTCTCCTCGACGGCTGACAACTGAGGCAGGCCGTGCGGCGCGGGAGGCCGGTGCGGCGGTCGCGGGCCACCGGGGACCCACGCTGAGCTAGCGGCTCCTGGCCCGCTGTTCGCGGGCGTCCAGGTCGGCGTTGAGGCGGGCGACCAGGCGGGCCAGGTCGCGCCGGTCCTGTTCGGGCCAGTCGGCGAGCACGCCGTGCAGCCAGGCGGCGCGGTCGGCCTGCACGACGGCGACCCGACGTCTGCCCTCCTCGGTGGCCTGCAACGGCTGGGTGCGCGCGTTGGGCGGGTTGTCGACCACCCTGGCCAGCTCGGCGCTGGTGAGCTTGGCCACATGGCGGCTGGCGGTGGACTTGTCCACGTTGAACATCCTGGCCAGCTCGCCGACGGTCAGCCCGGGCCGCGCGGAGATCACCGCCAGGTAGGGGTACGTCGTCTGGTCCAGGCCGATGACCTCGGGATATCGGGTGGTCCAGAACCGCCAGAAGGCCTTGCGGGTGAACAGGGTCAGCTCGTGTTCGAGTGCGCCGGTGAGCTGGTCGTCCGCCGTGTTCGGTTCGGCCCGGTTCGTCACGATTCCACCCTTCCACCTGCCGCCGGGAACACCAAGCCGACCGTTGCGTGACGCAACCATCGGGTCTACCGTCGGAGACATCCCACCAATTCAGTGCTGAAGGGGGATCTCTCTCATGTGTGGAATCGCCGGCTGGGTCGGCTACCAGCGCGACCTGACCCAGGAACACGACACCGCCGCCGCGATGACCGAGACGATGGCCTGCCGGGGACCGGATGACGCCGGGCTCTGGCTGGACCGCCACGCCGCGATCGGACAGCGGCGACTGGCCATCATCGATCTTGAGGGCGGCCGTCAGCCGATGCTCGCCGAGGCGCAGGGGCGCACCACCGCGGTGCTGACCTACAGCGGCGAGGTCTACAACTTCCGCGAGCTGCGCGCCGAGCTCCAGCGCCGCGGCCACCAGTTCCGCACCGCCAGCGACACCGAGGTGGTGCTCAACGCCTACCTGGAGTGGGGCCCGTCCCTGGTGGACCGGCTCAACGGCATGTACGCCTTCGCCATCTGGGACGCCCGCACCGAGGAGCTGCTGCTGGTGCGCGACCGGATGGGCATCAAGCCGCTCTACTACTACCCCACCGCCGACGGTGTGCTCTTCGGCTCCGAGCCCAAGGCGATCCTGGCCAACCCGCTGGCCGAGGCGGTGCTGGACGCGGATGGGCTGCGCGAGGCGCTGGGCTTCGTCAAGACGCCGGAGCTGGGCATCCTGCGCGGGCTGGCGGAGGTGCGGCCCGGCTCGGTGGTCACGGTGTCCCGCAAGGGGATCAGCAAGTCCCGGTACTGGCAGCTGGAGGCCACCGAGCACACCGACGACCTGGACACCACCGTGCGCACCGTGCGGGAGCTGCTGGAGGACATCGTCGAGCGGCAGCTCATCGCGGACGTGCCGCTGTGCACGCTGCTCTCCGGCGGCCTGGACTCCAGCGCGCTGACCGCGCTGGCGGCCAAGGCGCTGACCGCGCAGGGCGCGGGTCCGGTGCGCTCGTTCTCGGTGGACTTCGCCGGGTACACCGACAACTTCCACGCCGACGCCTTCCGGGACAGCCCGGACGCGCCGTTCGTGGCCGAGGTGGCCGAGCACGTGGCCGCCGAGCACACCAACATCGTGCTGGACAACGAGGACCTGATGGACCCGGTGGTGCGCGCGGCCGCGCTGCACGCCCGCGACCTGCCCAACGGCATGGGCGAGATGGACTTCTCGCTGTACCTGCTGTTCAAGGCGATCCGCGGCCGGTCGACGGTGGCGCTGTCCGGGGAGTCCGCCGATGAGGTCTTCGGCGGCTACAAGTGGTTCCACGACCCGGTCGCGGTCAACGGGAACACCTTCCCGTGGATCGCCGCGCGGGCGCACAGCCAGACCGAGTCCGTCTACCGCGGGCTGGCCGAGCGGCTCCAGCTGGGCGACTACGTCCAGCAGCGCTACCAGGAGGCGCTGGCCGAGGTGCCCAGGCTGGCCGGGGAGACCGGGCTGGAGGCGCGGATGCGCGAGCTGAGCTACCTCAACCTGACCCGGTTCGTGAACCTGCTGCTGGACCGCAAGGACCGGATGAGCATGGCGGTGGGTCTGGAGGTCCGGGTGCCGTTCTGCGACCACCGCCTGGTGCAGTACGTGTTCAACGCGCCGTGGGCGATGAAGACCTTCGACGGCAAGGAGAAGAGCCTGCTGCGCGCGGCCACCGCGGACGTGCTGCCGCAGTCGGTGGTGCAGCGCAAGAAGAGCCCGTACCCCTCCACCCAGGACGCGGGGTATGAGAAGGCGCTGCGCGAGGAGCTGGCCAGGGTGATCGAGGACTCCTCCGCGCCGGTGACCGAACTGGTGCCGCGCAAGGACATCCAGACCCTGCTGGACTCGCCGCTGGTCACCGTCGGCTCGGACTCCGCGACCCGGCGCACGGTGGAGTCGCTGCTGGGCCTGAACCGGTGGATCCTCGACTACGGCGTGCGGGTCGAGCTGTAGCAGTCGTAGAGCTGCCCTGTCCCCGGCACCAGCGCGCAGTGCGCGGTGACCCAGGACAGGGCCGCGTCCACCACGGCCGTGCCGGCAGCTGCGCCGCCGTCGAACTGAAGCGTCGGGGACGCGCCGGTGGTCCAGACGAACCGCAACTGTCCACTGTGGACATAGTGGCGCAGCTGGGCCGCGGTGGGCGCGGGGTCGTTGCCGTTGAAGCCGCCGACGGCCATCACCGGCAGGCCGGTGTCCAGGATGACCGGGGCGGCGACCAGCGCGCCCACCACGGCCACCGCCCAGCGCTCATCGCGGAACTGGGACTCCAGGTGGGCCAGCGCGGCGGCGCTCGGGCCCTCGGCGCGGTCCGGGGCGAACCTGACGGCGGGCGTGGGTTGCGCGATCGGGAAGGTCACCGAGGTCTTCGCGGTCAGCGGGGTCACCGCGTAGGCGGCGGGTCCGGCAAGGGCCGCGAGCAGTCCGGCGCTCGCGGTGAGCGCGGTCGCCCGGCGGGAGAAACGGCCGCCCAGCAACGGGATGGCCAGCGCGACCGAGGTGGCCAGGCCGAGCAGCGCGACGGTGACCGGCAGCCAGGGCAGGTAGTCCGGGGTGCGGCCGAGCAGGGTCGCACCCCAGAAGCCGGTCAGTCCCGCGGTCACCGGCAGCAGCCAGCCCCAGTGCGAGCGGTCCCGGTGCAGCCGCCACAGCGCGGTCGCGCCCGCACCGGCCACCACGGCCAGCGGCGGGGCCAGCGCGACCGTGTAGTAGGTGTGCCAGATCCCGGCGGCGGTGGAGAACACGACCGCGGTGGTGAGCAGCCAGCCACCCCACAGCAGAAGTTCGGCGCGCTGCCGCCGCAGCACCAGCGCGGCCACAGAACCCAGTAGCGCCAACGGGAACAGCCAGGCGATCTGGCCGCCGACCTCGCCGCTGAGCAGCCGGTCCCAGCCGCTGGCGTTGCCCCCGCCGCCACCACCGGCGTTCAGCCCTGGCGAGCCGACCCGGTTCTGGCCCAGCAGGCGGCCGAACCCGTTGTAGCCGAACAGCAGCTCGCTGACCGTGTTGTCGGTGCTGCTGCCGATGAAGGGCCGCTCGGCCGGGTCGACCGAGTCCACCGCGAGCAGCCAGGACAGGCTCACCCCGAGCAGCACCACCCCGGCCAGGCCGAGCCGGAGCAGCTTGCGCCACCAGGGCCCGCTGACACCGACCAGGTAGGCGGCGGCCGCGGCGGGCACGATCAGGTAAGCCTGCAACATCTTGGTGTTGAAGGCCAGGCCGACGGCCAGCGCGCAGGCCAGCAGCGGCAGCAGGCGACCGGAGCGGACCGCGTTGGACAGCGCCCAGGCGGCCAGGGTGAGCAGCAGGACCAGCAGGGTGTCCGGGTTGTTGTGCCGGGTCACCGCGACCACCACCGGGGTCAGGGTGAGCGCCAGCGCGGCCAGGATGCCCGCTGCTGGGCCAAAAGCGCGTCTGGTCACGTGGTGCACCACCGCGACCGCGGCCACCCCGGCCACGGCCTGCGGCAGCAGGATGCTCCAGCTGGAGAAGCCGAACGCCTTGGCGGACAAGGCCTGCACCCACAGCGCCAGCGGCGGCTTGTCCACCGTGATGAAACCACCGGCGTCCAGCGACCCGTAGAAGAAGGCCGACCAGCTCTTGGTGGCGCTGAGCACCGCCGCGGAGTAGTAGGTGTTGGCGAAGCCGTTGGTGGACAGGGCCCAGGTGTAGAGCACCGAGGCCAGTGCCAGCACCGCGGCGAGGGCGGGCCGGGACCAGCGGGGCTGGCGCGTGCGGTCGGTCACGGGAGCAGGCTGACCGCCGTGGCTGGGAGCCAGGTGGGAACCCGCTGGGAGTCAGCCCGGAGCGGGGCATGGGGAACGGGCGCGGCCGGGAAGGACACGGCCGCGCCCGTTCGTCGGTGGCGCGGTCAGTTGCGGTTGATGGTGAAGGTGGAGGTGGTGTTGCGGATGTCGGTGTGGTTGTTCCAGAGGCGGAGGTTGTTGAAGGTGACCGAGCCGACCGCGGGGCCCTGACCGGGTTCCGGCAGCTCGTTGGCCCACAGGCCGAAGCCGGACTTGGCGTCGAAGGCGTCGGCGCTCTTGCGGGCGCCGGAGATGGAGACGTTGGTGAACACCGTGTCGGTGATCGGGTTCTCCGGCTGGCCGGGACTGCGGTACTTGGTCTGGAACATGATGCCGCTGTAGGTCGGGTCGATGATGTCCACATCGGACACCCGGATGTTGCGGAAGACCTTGGAGGCGGAGAACACCCAGATGCCCGGGAACGTCTGGGCGCCCCAGAAGTGGCCGCCCGCCCGGACGATGGAGATGTTCTCGAACCTCGTCGGCCCCGGCCCGAAGCCGTTCATCGGATAGCCGAAGTCCAGCGAGGAGATGGTGATGCCGGAGTAGACCAGGGTGTCCGCGATGTAGATGTTGCGGAAGGTGTTGTCGTAGCCGCCGTAGACCGCGACCCCGGCCGCCCGCCAGGTCAGCGTGGAGGTCAGGTTCTCGTAGACGTTGTTCCTGATGTCCGCGCCACCGGCGTCGATCGCGGAGAACAGCGCGAAGCTGTCGTCACCGCTGGCCCGCGAGTCGTTGTTGACCACGTGGTTGTCGGTGCTGCCGTTGGTCATGTTGATCGCGTCGGCGAACATGTTGCGGATCCGGGAGTTCTTGATGGTGATCCGGTCGGTGTTCGCGCCCCAGTACAGGCACACCATGTGCTCGTTCCAGATGTTGTCGATGACGATGTCGCTGACGTTCTGGAAGTCGAACACCTTGCCGGGACCGTCGATCCGCGAGGTGTAGTTGCCGAAGTAGGCGAAGTTGGCGAAGGAGGACCCGCTCGCGCTGCCCTCGGCCCGGAAGCCGACGTCGGTGTTGGCCTGACCGGCCGGCGCGTGGAACCTGGTGAACCACGGCCCGGCTCCGGTGATCCTGACCGCCTTGCCGTAGACCTGGAACTTGCTGCTGGTCTGGTAGTCACCGGCGGGCAGGTACACCCCGATCAGGGTGCCGGTGGTGTCCATCCGGACCTTGTCCAGCGCGTTCTGCACGTCCTGGTGGCCGAAGCCGCCGGGCACGGCGTACTTGGCCGGGTCGGGGCTGGCCATCGGCGCGACCTGCTCGGTGTTGATGAAGTCGATCGCGTAGCTGCTGGTGTTGCCGCCGTCCTTCTGCAGCTTGATCTTGCTGCCCTTGGGGATGGTGCTGCCGAACATCAGGTTCGCCTCGTCGTAGATGTGCCGGGGGCCGCCCGCGCCGGGTGAGTTCTCCGGGCTGGCCTCGGCGCCGTAGAGCCAGGCGTACCTGGAGGTCAGGGTGATCGGCTTGTGCGGCTGGCCGTTGACGTAGACGTTGAGCGTGGCGTCGATGCCGCCGCCACCGGGGGCGTCCGGGATGGAGAAGCGGGTCACCAGGGTGTTGGTCTCGGCCCTGGTGGTGAACTCCACGAAGCTGCCGGTGCTGTTCAGGGTGACCGCGCGGCGGCCGGAGGCCTCACCGGCGAGGTCGCCGATGGTGCGGTTCGGGCCGATCACCTGCGCGCCGCCGCCGGTGACCGCGTCCTCGGCCTCGTACAGGTCGTAGGGCATGTTCGCGCCCCTGCCCACGAACAGGGCCTGGGTGCTGGTGTTGTTGGCGCGCTTGACCGGCAGCTCGTTGGCGTCCTCGGCCAGCACCACCCGCACCGAGTGCCTGCCCGCCGCGGACGGCCAGCTGCCCAGGTTCACCGGGGCGGTGGTGGCACCGGCGGCGATGACCCCGTGGTGCGCGCCGGTCAGGGTGCGGACCACGGTTCCGTTGCCGTCCAGCACGTTCAGCGTGATGCCGTGCGCGCCCGTGGCCGAGGCGATGCTGCCCTGGTTGCGGATGGCCACCGCGAACTCGACCGCGGCCCCGGGGGCAGGGTTGTTCGGGGTCCAGCTGACCGAGGCGGCCACCAGGTCCGAGCTGGACACCGGGTTCACCGTGAGCTGACTGGCGTTGGTGTGGCTGTTGTCGGTCTCGTTCTGCTCGACGACCGCGTTGTCCTCGTCGACCTTGGCGGTCAGCGGGTAGCTGCCCGCGTCCCTCGGGCCGATGTCGGCGGTGACGGTGGTGCTCGCTCCCGCGGCCAGGCCCCCGACCGCGGCGGTGCCGACCCTGTTCTCCCCCAGGTAGAAGTTGACACCGGTGGCGGTCGAGGCGGCGCTGCCGGTGTTGCGCACGGTCGCGCTCAGCCGGACCGGGTCGGTCTCCACCGGGGTGGCCGGGGTCCAGGAGCTGCCGGTGACGGTCAGGTTCGGGTTGGGCGCGGGGGTGCCGAGCACCTGGAACTCCGCGACCTGCCCGGCGGGCGCGCCGGTGTTGCCGGTGAAGCGGAGCTGGATGTCGGCGGCTCTGCCCTTCGCGGCGATGGTCACCGTGTTGCCGGTGGCCGGGTCGAAGACGTGCTGGGCGGATGCGGCCAGCTGGCTGAACGCGCCGCCGCCCTGGTCCCGGCCGAGCACCTCCAGGGTCTGGGTACGGCGGCCCCACGCGGTGCTGGGGTCGAGCTTGAGCACCACCGAGCTGACGTCGGCGTTCGAGCCGAGGGACACTGTGAGCGTGTTCGGGTAGCCCGCGCCGCCCTCCCAGTAGGTCTGCGCGTTGTTGTCGTTGGCGTTGGCCGCGACGAAGTTGTGCACGTGCGAGGAGGCGGTGATCGGCTTGCCCTGGGCCAGGTTCGTGCCGTTGTCCGGGCCGGTGCGGGTGACCGTGTTGCTGTTGGGCGAGGCGTTGCCCGCGGCGTCGCGCGCCCGCACGTGGTAGCTGACGGTCGCGTTCACCGGCTGGGTGTCGGTGTGGCTGAGCACGTTCCCGGCCACCCGGCTGCGCAGGGTGTTGTTGGCGTAGATGTCGTAGCCGGTGACGCCGACGTTGTCGGTGGCCGCGGTCCAGGTCAGCCGGATCTGGTCCACGCCGGGCTGGGTGTAGGCGAGCTCGCCGGGGGCGGTGGGCGCCTGGGTGTCGCCGGTGGTCGGGCCGTAGATCTCCAGCTCGGCCAGTTGGGCCGCGGGCCAGCCGGTGTTCGCGGTGAACTCCAGCCGGAGGTGCCGGGTGGTGGCCGCGGCGTTGAGGGTGAGCGTCACCGTGTTCTGCGCCTGCGGGCTGAAGGTGTGCGCCGAGGAGGCCAGCAGGTCGGTGAAGGCGGTGCCGTTGTCGCTGCCGCGCACGGTGAAGGTCTGGCCGCGCGGCTCCCAGTTCGGCGGCAGCTTGAGCACCAGCCGGTTGACCGCGACCGAGGCGCCGAGGTCGGCCTGGAGCCACTGCGGGAAGGCGTTGTTCGCGCTTTCCCAGTAGCTGTCCTGGTTCCCGTCGCCCACGTTGGCCGCGCCGTGGTCCTGGTGCTGGCTGCTCGCGGTGAAGGTGGCCGCGGCGGCCAGGTCGACGGTGGACGGGGTGGCCCGCCGGACCTGGAGCTCGGCCAGTTGTGCGGCCCGGTCGCCGGAGTTGGCGCTGACCTCGACCCGCAGGTGGCGGGTGGTGGTCGCGGGCAGGTCGAGGGTGACCGTGTTGCCGGTGGCCGGGTCGAAGGTGTGCGCGCGGGGAGTGACCAGCGTGTCGAAGCCGACGCCGTCCCTGCTGCCCTGAACGGCGAACGTCTGGGCGCGTTTCGCCCACCGCGGGGGCAGTTTCAGCGTGACCTGGTCGATGGTCTGCTCGCCGCCGAGGTCGACCTGGGCCCACTGCGGGAGCGCGTCACCCGCGCTCTGCCAGTAGGTGCCCTGGTCGCCGTCGGTGAGGGCACGGGCGGTGTGCGCGGCTTCGGCGCTGCTGGCCGCGGCCGGCTGCCGGATCGCCACATCCGGTGCGGGGGCGGCGGTGGCGACAACGGGTCCACCCATGCTGAGCAGGGAGAACGCGACCAACAGGGCGATGGGTCGGAACAGTGAGCGCTGCACTCTCATGGCGGTCCTCTGTTTCTCATCCCCGAGGCAGGGCAGCCAGGGAGGAGGTCATGCGCGACGTTGCGCAGGAAATAACGGGACTCTGTACGTAATTATCACTGTAATGTCAGGTTTTTGCGTAGCGAGAGGCAAGAGTTACAGACGCGCTACGGCCGCGTCAACGGCTCGGCCGGCATTGGCTCTGGAACGAAACAGCACCACGCGAATGGAGCAGCGCTGGTGTACAACCGGCTTCATGAGCCAGCAGGCCCCCACGTCCGAGCTGACCGGGTGGCGGCGGTCGCCGTTCACCGCGGCCGGGTCCACCTACGACTGCTACGAGAAGGGCAGCGGCCCCGGCGTGGTGGTGCTGCCGGAGATCCCCGGCATGACGCCCTCGGTGCTCGGCTTCTGCGACCACCTGGTGGACAACGGCTTCACCGTGCTGGTGGTCTCCGCCTTCGGCACTCCCGGCGCGCCGGAGAACCCGCTCACCGCCCTGCCGGTGGTGGCCAAGGCGTGCGTGTCCGCGGAGTTCCGGGCGTTCGCCCTGAACGCCAAGCGCCCGTTCACCGACTACCTGCGCGCGGTGGCCAGGGACCTGGCCGCGCGCACCCCCGGCCCCGGCGTCGGCGTGATCGGCATGTGCTTCACCGGCGGTTTCGCGCTGGCCGCCGCGGTCGACGAGGTGGTGCTGGCCCCGGTCGCCAGCCAGCCCTCACTGCCGCTGCCGCTGGGCGCGCGACGGAAGGCGGATCCGGGGATGTCGGCGGAGGAGCTGTCCCGGATCGCGGCGCGCACGGTGGAGTCCGGGCTGTGCCTGATGGGGCTGCGGTTCAGCCGGGACGTGCTGGCCCCCGGCGAGCGGTTCCGGACGCTGACCGAGCGGTTGGGCGAGGCGTTCCGGGTGGTGGAGCTGGACTCGGGGCGGGGGAACGCGGAGGGGTACCAGTGGAACGCGCACTCGGTGCTGACCAGGGAGGTCCGGGAGGGGAACTCGGCGATGGCGGCGCGGGATGAGGTGATGGCGTTCCTCCGCGAGCGGCTGGGCGGCGGCGCTGGCTGACCAGCGCGGCGCGGCCGAGCCGCCTCGCTAGCTGACCAGCGGGGGTGCGCCGGGTGGGAGGTCCGGCAGCCCCTTCGGCGCGCCCCGCTCCAGCAGCCGCTGCACCGCGTCGGTGTCCAGGTGGTCGGCGACCAGGTCGCCCAGCAGGTCCAGCTGGGCGGCGCGGGCGGCGGCGAAGTCGGTGTCCGGGGCCGGGGTGAAGCCGGTGCGGCCCGCGCGCGTGGCCGCCCAGCGCAGGAAGTCGCGGCGGAACTCGTCGTTCTCGAACAGGCCGTGCCAGTGCGTGCCCGCGATCGACTCGTGCAGCACGCCCTCGCCGGTGCCGTCGGGCAACGTGATCAGCGGGGGCAGGGTGTCCGCGCGGCGGGACGGGTGGCCGTGGTGGATCTCGTAGCCGTGCACCGGGTGTGACAGCGCGCTGCCGGTGGGGCGGGCCAGGGTCTTCACCGGGTGGAAGTCGATGTCCAGGTCCAGCAGGGCCAGCCCGTCCACCGTGCCCGCCCTGGACTCGACCTCATCGCGCAGGGTCCTGGCCAGCATCTGGTAGCCGCCGCAGATCCCGGTGACCGGCAGGCCCGCGCGGGCGTGCCGGTGGATGGCCTCGGCCAGGCCGGTGCGGCGCAGCCAGGCCAGGTCGGCGACGGTGGACTTCGAACCGGGGATCAGCACCAGGTCGGCGTCGGCCAGCCGGGAGGGCTCGGTGACAAAGCGGACCGAGACGCCGGGCTCACCGGCCAGCGCCTCCACGTCGGTGGCATTCGAGATCCGGGGCAGCCGGGGCACCACGACCCGCAGCCACTGCTCCCCCACCGGCGGCGCGGGCCGGCCCACCACCCCGTCGGCGGCGTAGGAGAGCGAGTCCTCGGCGTCCAGCCACAGCTCCTCGCGCCAGGGCAGCACGCCGTGCACCGGTCGGCCGGTCAGCGCGCGC from Crossiella sp. CA-258035 harbors:
- a CDS encoding MFS transporter, giving the protein MFAYSTRVTVTPTLPDDIRSAAQPATSGRSRAGAVVGGSSLLIVGIVLAALNLRPAVTSLAAVLAEVRDSLGVSAVWVSAVTAVPTVCFGFAGLVAPMLSRRFGPLRVVGFALGLLGLGLALRVLDGPAVLLGGTLAACSSIAVANVLIPVVVKESFPGRLGFVMGVYSAALSAGGAAAAAFTAPLERWVGGWRVAVGLWAVLAVTALVVWAVARRRAQPLEEAALAHDALDQAAIPAETAAAPATPATAAIQATTPDPAAASTTAAAGRSRSLYRNPLAWAVTGFFGIQSLVAYTWMGWLPEILRDVAGVDPTTAGVMLGALMVIGVPAALIIPPLVTRRRAQSGWAVAMTATSLLGVLGLLFAPTLSPVLWVVLLGVGMGGLFPLALTFITLRSRTVADTAELSAMAQSLGYLIAAVGPFGVGMLHGWTGGWTASLLLVLTAMTLQLLVGYLAGRPRHV
- a CDS encoding FadR/GntR family transcriptional regulator, which codes for MPLATTRRTGLVEQVIDQMRTLVTSGEWPIGRRIPAEPELVTALGVGRNTVREAVRALAHAGLLEVRQGDGTFVRATSELSGAVRRLCDAELRDVLEVRHALEVEGARLAAVRRSEEELRRLTETLAERDAALAAGEWERMVVTDTAFHLMLVECSQNPVLTELYRGFTEAVKASVATTVDSEVDGDRHISHQDLLAAVRDQDPERAAREAGGFIEELLSTLGSAEH
- a CDS encoding MarR family winged helix-turn-helix transcriptional regulator, translated to MTNRAEPNTADDQLTGALEHELTLFTRKAFWRFWTTRYPEVIGLDQTTYPYLAVISARPGLTVGELARMFNVDKSTASRHVAKLTSAELARVVDNPPNARTQPLQATEEGRRRVAVVQADRAAWLHGVLADWPEQDRRDLARLVARLNADLDAREQRARSR
- the asnB gene encoding asparagine synthase (glutamine-hydrolyzing) produces the protein MCGIAGWVGYQRDLTQEHDTAAAMTETMACRGPDDAGLWLDRHAAIGQRRLAIIDLEGGRQPMLAEAQGRTTAVLTYSGEVYNFRELRAELQRRGHQFRTASDTEVVLNAYLEWGPSLVDRLNGMYAFAIWDARTEELLLVRDRMGIKPLYYYPTADGVLFGSEPKAILANPLAEAVLDADGLREALGFVKTPELGILRGLAEVRPGSVVTVSRKGISKSRYWQLEATEHTDDLDTTVRTVRELLEDIVERQLIADVPLCTLLSGGLDSSALTALAAKALTAQGAGPVRSFSVDFAGYTDNFHADAFRDSPDAPFVAEVAEHVAAEHTNIVLDNEDLMDPVVRAAALHARDLPNGMGEMDFSLYLLFKAIRGRSTVALSGESADEVFGGYKWFHDPVAVNGNTFPWIAARAHSQTESVYRGLAERLQLGDYVQQRYQEALAEVPRLAGETGLEARMRELSYLNLTRFVNLLLDRKDRMSMAVGLEVRVPFCDHRLVQYVFNAPWAMKTFDGKEKSLLRAATADVLPQSVVQRKKSPYPSTQDAGYEKALREELARVIEDSSAPVTELVPRKDIQTLLDSPLVTVGSDSATRRTVESLLGLNRWILDYGVRVEL
- a CDS encoding glycosyltransferase family 39 protein, which translates into the protein MTDRTRQPRWSRPALAAVLALASVLYTWALSTNGFANTYYSAAVLSATKSWSAFFYGSLDAGGFITVDKPPLALWVQALSAKAFGFSSWSILLPQAVAGVAAVAVVHHVTRRAFGPAAGILAALALTLTPVVVAVTRHNNPDTLLVLLLTLAAWALSNAVRSGRLLPLLACALAVGLAFNTKMLQAYLIVPAAAAAYLVGVSGPWWRKLLRLGLAGVVLLGVSLSWLLAVDSVDPAERPFIGSSTDNTVSELLFGYNGFGRLLGQNRVGSPGLNAGGGGGGNASGWDRLLSGEVGGQIAWLFPLALLGSVAALVLRRQRAELLLWGGWLLTTAVVFSTAAGIWHTYYTVALAPPLAVVAGAGATALWRLHRDRSHWGWLLPVTAGLTGFWGATLLGRTPDYLPWLPVTVALLGLATSVALAIPLLGGRFSRRATALTASAGLLAALAGPAAYAVTPLTAKTSVTFPIAQPTPAVRFAPDRAEGPSAAALAHLESQFRDERWAVAVVGALVAAPVILDTGLPVMAVGGFNGNDPAPTAAQLRHYVHSGQLRFVWTTGASPTLQFDGGAAAGTAVVDAALSWVTAHCALVPGTGQLYDCYSSTRTP